GTGTCGTAGAGCCAGCCTGATCCAAAAGAGAGGAGCTAATCCTTAAAAGTTGGCACGGGTCAGATTTTCGGGGCCGAAGGTTGGCACCATGAGGCGCCAGGCGGGCCAAAGGCCGCTGCTTTAGGGCAGGCTTGGGTTTGCGGCCCTCAAGGGAGCGGCCTTTGGTCCTTTTTGCTCCCCAGGCAAGGGGGCTCAGAGGGCCTCTGAGGCAGGGAAATCTGGGGATTTGTGACAAGTTGGGACAAGTGTCCTTAAGGTTGCACGAATCTTGAATAGAGAGTTGGCATCTGCGCCAAGAAAGGGAGGAACAAGCGATGATCCAAGAACGGCTGATGCGGCCCAGGGAAGTGGCCAACCGCCTGGCGGTGTCCCGCTCCACGGTATACCGGTGGTTTTGGGAGGGCAAGCTCAAGGGCGTCCAGATCACCGGGGGAACGGTCAGAATCCTGGAAAGCGCAGTAAACGAGAGGATGGCCGAGGTTTATTAAGGGTGATTGAGGCAAATTACCGTATAGCCGGGGGCCGGAGCGCCGGCCACCGAGTAACAGCAGAAAGCAAAGAGGTTACGCCGATCTGGTAAGGCATGGATAAAACTGAATCTGATGTGGAGGTACGGATGGTGGTCCCTAGTTTTAGATAAGTAAGAGCGTTGGGGATGGCTGTTCCAGGTGTGCTGGAGATTGAACCGACTATTATTGATATCCAGGCAGCCATGACGGAAAACAAGAAAAAGGCGAAAAAAGGTAAGCGGGATTTGTACTGGGAGGATGCCCAGTCGCAATTCCTGGCAGGAAAAGAATTAGAAGAGATTAAGGATCTGGTCCCGGTGGCCCTTCAGACTTTGAAGAAATGGCACCAGGAAGGGCAATGGGAAGAAAAGCGGCGGCAGGTGCCGGTATCACCCCGATGGCTGGGAGAAGCCTTGAAGGGGGTCCTGCGGGAAAAGGCCGGAAAGATCATTGTCAGAGGCGACCTGAAGACGCAGGAACTGGATGAGCTGACCAAGATTGTGACTCTTCTCGACCGCCTGTGCAGCCAGGGATGGGACCTGCGGGCGGCGGCCCTGGAAGTGATGGACCGATTCAGCGATTTTTTGCGGGGCTTCGTGACGGATCAGGATGAATTGAAGCGAATTTCATTCCGGGTGCAGGAGTTTTTCCGGCAATTGGAAGAGGATCTGTGAAGGCGAGGTTTTGTCTTATTCGCACCCCTCACCCTAACTCTCTCCCCTCAAGGGGAGAGGGGATAAGGAAGGAACTTTTAGCAATGGGAAGGAGGCGGGCGGGACGCCCGCCCTACCGCACGGAAGCCCTTTTTTAAGGACCGCAGGCGGGGTCTAGAGCGCCCCCCTCAAGATGGTCACGATGGGAAACGAATGATTCTTATGGCGGGCATGGATGCCTGCCACACCGGCACAAGGAAGTGCAATGACTTTAAATAAAAAGCTGACCAAAAGCGAGTTTCGCAAGCGGGCCGACAAGATCCTGAACCGGCTATCGCTGGAAGTGATGCCCTTTTGGGCGGACAGCGAAGAAAAACAAAAGCAGCGCCTGAAACGGGCCGCTGGTGATCCGCTCTATTTTTGCCGCACTTATCTCCCTCATTATTTTCCCCACGCCCCAGCGCCCTTCCACTATGAACTGGTGCGGATGCTGGAGCAGAGGGACGGCGACGTGGTGACCCCCATGGTGGTGGCCGCCCCCCGGGAATTCGCCAAAACCACGGTGTGCACCTTCGGCTACGTGCTCCATCAAATCTGTTTCCGGAAGCGGCATTTCATCCTGATCGCCAGCGACACCGAAGATTTGGCCTCGGATCTCACCGGCTACATCTACCTGGAGCTGCTCTACAACGAAAGATTGCAGCAGGATTTCGGTGAACTGGTGAAAGGCAATAAGCCGGTGGATGATTTCGTCACGTTGAATGACATCCGGGTGAAAGCCCGGGGGCGGGGACAGCGGCTCCGGGGTCTCAAGCACAAGCAGTATCGGCCGGATTTGGCCATCCTGGACGACATGGAAAACGATACCAACGTGCGCAATCCCGAGATCGTCCAGGCCTTGTTAGATTGGGTGAAATCCACGGTCTATCCGGCTCTGGACGCCCGAGGCACCCTGATGATCATCGGCACCATTCTGCGGTGGCGCAGTGCCCTGCACCAGATGTTGACCAGCCCGGATGAACCCTACTGTAATTTCCAACGGCAGGTTTACCGGGCTTACCAGGATGACGGGACCTCGTTGTGGGAGGCGCGGCACCCGGTGGCCCGCCTTAAGCTGCAAAAGCAGTTGATGGGCAGTGTGGCTTTTAACCGGGAGAAGATGAACGAACCGGCGCCGGACGGCGGCTTTTTCAAGGAAGAATGGATTCATTACTATCATCCGGACAGTCTGAAGGACCGGGAGTTGGTGGTGACGGGTTTCTTTGATCCATCTTTGGAGACCGGGGCCACTTCAGATTACAAGGCTTTTATCACCGTGGGGTGGTGCCGCCGGGAAATGGTGTTTTACGTGATGGACGCGGTAATCCAGAAGACCACTTTAGAGCAGGTTATGCGGACGATTTATAACCGGCACCAACAATACGGCTATCAGGTGGTGGGGGTAGAGGACAACCTCTTTCAGCGGCTGCTGCTCAAGGACTTCGACCGTTTGGGGCAGGAGCGCAGCCAGATATTGCCCGTGAAAGGGGTGACCCACCGCATTGCCAAGGAAACGCGGGTGGCCGGCCTGTCGCCGCTGTTGGAGCGGGGCAAGATACGCTTCATCCGCGGGCACTCGGACCAGGAACTGCTGGTGGAACAGTTGCTATTTTTCCCCTCCCGGACGCTGCACGACGATGGGCCGGACGCGTTAGAAGGAGCGGTGACGCTGACCCAGAATGTGCCGACGGGAGAAGCGCCGAAGTTCACCCCCTTAAAGACGCGGCATTTCACGAGCGCAGGGGCTTATTAATACCGAGTTGCATTCAAAGAGCAATGTTGGGTAGACGCAGGCTATAGCCTGCGCCTGCACAGGCGAGACGCCTGTGCCACCGTTTGAATGCGAATTGGTATAAGACGTGCGAAGACGGGCGGGGACGCCCGTTCTACCAAGGGACGGCGGGCGAGGACGCCCGCCCTACCGGGACGGCGGGCGGGGACGCCCGCCCTACCGGGGCGAGGACAACATGGGGCTGAAGGATTTATTCGGAAGGCTGTTTAAAGAGACGGTGAAGCCGGAAACCCGGGAACTGTCGGCAGTAAGCCTGTTGGAACGCTGGAGTAGTTACCCCAGCTCGGGACTGACGCCCAGCCGCCTATCGGGAATCTTCCGGGAGGCGGATCAGGGCAACGTGTATCGGCAGATGGAGCTGTTTGAGGAGATGGAGGAGAAGGACTCCCATCTGGCGGCTATCCTGCAGACCCGGAAGATGGCCGTGTTGAGCAAGGACTACGAGGTGATGCCCTTCGCTAAGACTCCGGAGGATGAAGAGATCGCGGCGCGGGTGGGGGAGATCGTCTACGGCATCCCCAACCTGGAGGAGGCCCTCCTGGACCTGTTGGACGCCACTGGCAAGGGGTTCGCATTGAACGAAATCCTCTGGGAAGTGACGGGCGGAGTGGCAACGGTGTCGGAGCTGAGGTGGATTCCCCAGAAAAAGGTGACTTTTGGCGAAGATTGGAAGCCGCGCCTGATGACCTCGGAAGCCAACTTTCAAGGAGTGACGCCACCACTTTGGAAGGTCATCTACCACCGCTACAAGGCCCGGAGCGGTTACGCCAACCGGTCGGGGGTCCTCAGGGTGGTGGGCTGGATGTATCTCCTCAAAAATTTTGCCATGAAGGACTGGGCGGCATTCAACGAAGTGTTCGGTATGCCGCTCCGGCTGGGGAAGTATGACGCCACGGCTTCGCCGGCGGATCGGGAGGCGCTGGTTACGGCCATCCGGAACCTGGGGTCCGATGCCGCGGGCGTGATCAGCAAGTCCACCGAGATTCAATTTGTGGAAGCTGCCCGGGCGGGAGGGGCCAATCCCTATCAACTCATGGCGGAATTTTGCAACCGGGAGATGTCCAAGGCGGTATTGGGGCAAACTTTGACCACTGACACGGCGGGGTCCACGGGCACGTATGCCGCAGCCAGGGTCCAAGGGCAGGTGCGCCGGGATCTGGTGGACGCCGACTCCCAGGCCCTGGCCGCCACCCTGCGGGAACAACTGTTGCGTCCCCTGGTGGGATTCAACTTCGGCTGGGACAAGCCGGTGCCCTGGTTCCGCTTCAGGTTTGAAGAGGAGGAAGACCTGAAGGCGTTGTCCGAAGTTTTCCGTAATCTGGCGGCCATGGGGTTCCCCGTGGATATGGAACACGTGGCTGAACGGTTCGGCATTCCAATGGCCGGGGCCGCGGGTAAGGGCAGCAGTTCATAAGCTAATATGGGGAGGCGGGCGGGGACGTCCGCCCCGAAGAGGAGGATAGGACTCATGAGGAAAGGCATGTGGCTATGGGTGGTGGCTCTGGCATGGCTCAGCGGCGGTTGCTGCAATAATCCGGGGATGTTCCAGAAGGTGCACGACTCCATGGCGCTGGTGCAGAGCTTCTATGATCCGTTGATCAGGCAGGATCTGGACCGCAACGAGACCGCAAAACAGGCGGTAGTGGCTGCGGATACTACTCTGCTGCTGGCGGGAGAACTCCAGAAGCAGTGGTGTCCAAATCCCGGTCAGGCCAAGCAGTTGGAACTGCAGGCTCAAGAGGCCAAGCAATTGGCTCAGGCTGCAGGGGTAGCCGAAGGGAGCGCCGCCCTCGACAAAGTCTCAATGAAAGGCTCGGAGTAAAGGGGGAAGACCATGGCGCCTAACGAAGGTAGCAAAAACCAGTCTGCAGTCCTGCCCGAGTGGATCAGGGTGCTCCCCCTGGGCAAAGTGGAATTGGCGGACCAC
Above is a genomic segment from Desulfobaccales bacterium containing:
- a CDS encoding helix-turn-helix domain-containing protein; translation: MIQERLMRPREVANRLAVSRSTVYRWFWEGKLKGVQITGGTVRILESAVNERMAEVY
- the terL gene encoding phage terminase large subunit produces the protein MTLNKKLTKSEFRKRADKILNRLSLEVMPFWADSEEKQKQRLKRAAGDPLYFCRTYLPHYFPHAPAPFHYELVRMLEQRDGDVVTPMVVAAPREFAKTTVCTFGYVLHQICFRKRHFILIASDTEDLASDLTGYIYLELLYNERLQQDFGELVKGNKPVDDFVTLNDIRVKARGRGQRLRGLKHKQYRPDLAILDDMENDTNVRNPEIVQALLDWVKSTVYPALDARGTLMIIGTILRWRSALHQMLTSPDEPYCNFQRQVYRAYQDDGTSLWEARHPVARLKLQKQLMGSVAFNREKMNEPAPDGGFFKEEWIHYYHPDSLKDRELVVTGFFDPSLETGATSDYKAFITVGWCRREMVFYVMDAVIQKTTLEQVMRTIYNRHQQYGYQVVGVEDNLFQRLLLKDFDRLGQERSQILPVKGVTHRIAKETRVAGLSPLLERGKIRFIRGHSDQELLVEQLLFFPSRTLHDDGPDALEGAVTLTQNVPTGEAPKFTPLKTRHFTSAGAY
- a CDS encoding DUF935 family protein, with translation MRRRAGTPVLPRDGGRGRPPYRDGGRGRPPYRGEDNMGLKDLFGRLFKETVKPETRELSAVSLLERWSSYPSSGLTPSRLSGIFREADQGNVYRQMELFEEMEEKDSHLAAILQTRKMAVLSKDYEVMPFAKTPEDEEIAARVGEIVYGIPNLEEALLDLLDATGKGFALNEILWEVTGGVATVSELRWIPQKKVTFGEDWKPRLMTSEANFQGVTPPLWKVIYHRYKARSGYANRSGVLRVVGWMYLLKNFAMKDWAAFNEVFGMPLRLGKYDATASPADREALVTAIRNLGSDAAGVISKSTEIQFVEAARAGGANPYQLMAEFCNREMSKAVLGQTLTTDTAGSTGTYAAARVQGQVRRDLVDADSQALAATLREQLLRPLVGFNFGWDKPVPWFRFRFEEEEDLKALSEVFRNLAAMGFPVDMEHVAERFGIPMAGAAGKGSSS